A DNA window from Shewanella baltica contains the following coding sequences:
- a CDS encoding heme lyase CcmF/NrfE family subunit, protein MIPELGHFALIIGVAFAFLLISVPLIGVARKDQYLVRYAWPLTYGMFFFITVSVVVLAYSFAVDDFSVAYVAHHSNSQLPIFFKISAVWGGHEGSLLFWVFALSTWAAAVALFSKGLEEVFTARVLAVLALIVIGFSLFMLLTSSPFERLFPIPAEGRDLNPMLQDVGLIFHPPMLYLGYVGFSVSFAFAIAALMSGRLDSAWARWTRPWTLAAWIFLTGGIALGSWWAYYELGWGGWWFWDPVENASFMPWLVGTALVHSLIVTEKRGAFRNWTVLLSIFAFSLSLLGTFIVRSGVLTSVHSFAADPSRGMFILLLLGLAIGGSLTLFAFRASEMSSPARFELKSKETMLLVCNVLLTVAAGTVLLGTLYPLLIDALGMGKISVGPPYFNAVFVPIVLVLFGFMGIGPIIRWKKSKAGELRRQLLIPAMIAAAIGIVTPFIVDGVFNTWVAFGIAAASWIILATARAAYNMVKSKEGDISISRMGRSQLGMIFAHLGIAVSVIGATMVSNYSIEKSVRMGPGISQELAGYTFKYLETKNVVGPNYTAMQGQIEVYKGDELLTLLKPDRRQYNVRTMDMTEAGIDWGLFRDLYVTMGDPITSTEFSVRLNYKPFVRWLWFGAIFMMIGGFFAASDKRYRAKVTAAVAPSAEKAKLATAQ, encoded by the coding sequence ATGATCCCAGAACTTGGACACTTTGCGCTGATAATAGGGGTGGCTTTTGCATTCTTATTAATCAGCGTCCCCCTAATAGGTGTTGCCCGTAAAGATCAATACCTTGTTAGGTATGCTTGGCCGTTAACGTACGGAATGTTCTTTTTTATCACTGTATCAGTTGTCGTGCTGGCCTATAGCTTTGCCGTCGATGATTTCTCAGTCGCTTATGTGGCACATCATTCTAATTCTCAGTTACCTATCTTCTTTAAGATTTCGGCCGTATGGGGCGGTCATGAAGGGTCACTGTTGTTCTGGGTGTTTGCTTTATCGACTTGGGCTGCAGCGGTTGCCTTATTTAGTAAAGGTTTAGAGGAAGTGTTTACTGCGCGTGTACTGGCAGTATTAGCACTGATCGTGATTGGCTTTAGCTTATTCATGCTACTCACCTCTAGCCCATTCGAACGTTTGTTCCCGATCCCTGCCGAAGGTCGTGACTTAAACCCTATGCTGCAGGATGTGGGGTTAATCTTCCATCCACCTATGCTGTATTTAGGTTATGTGGGTTTCTCGGTGAGCTTTGCATTTGCGATTGCCGCGCTGATGAGCGGTCGTCTCGATTCTGCATGGGCTCGTTGGACTCGTCCTTGGACCTTAGCCGCTTGGATCTTCCTAACTGGAGGTATCGCGCTAGGTTCTTGGTGGGCATATTATGAATTAGGCTGGGGCGGTTGGTGGTTCTGGGATCCTGTTGAGAACGCCTCTTTCATGCCTTGGTTAGTGGGTACTGCGCTTGTTCACTCTTTGATTGTGACCGAGAAACGCGGCGCCTTCCGTAATTGGACCGTATTACTGTCTATATTCGCTTTCTCTTTAAGTTTGCTTGGTACCTTTATTGTTCGCTCAGGCGTATTAACCTCAGTACATTCATTCGCAGCCGATCCAAGCCGCGGTATGTTTATTCTGTTGTTACTTGGCTTAGCGATTGGCGGTTCATTAACACTGTTTGCCTTCCGCGCCAGTGAAATGAGCAGTCCAGCCCGTTTCGAGCTGAAGTCTAAAGAAACCATGCTATTGGTCTGTAACGTGTTACTGACTGTTGCCGCAGGTACTGTGCTATTGGGTACACTCTATCCATTGCTCATCGATGCACTCGGCATGGGTAAAATTTCTGTAGGACCTCCATACTTCAACGCTGTATTTGTGCCTATCGTATTAGTCTTATTTGGCTTTATGGGTATTGGTCCAATTATCCGTTGGAAAAAATCGAAAGCAGGCGAGCTTAGGCGTCAGCTATTGATCCCTGCAATGATTGCTGCGGCTATCGGTATTGTGACGCCATTTATCGTCGATGGTGTATTCAATACTTGGGTTGCCTTTGGTATTGCAGCGGCTTCTTGGATTATCCTAGCGACAGCAAGAGCGGCCTATAACATGGTCAAGTCGAAAGAAGGTGATATCAGCATCAGCCGTATGGGCCGTAGTCAGCTGGGCATGATCTTCGCGCATCTTGGTATTGCTGTGTCTGTGATTGGTGCCACTATGGTGTCGAATTACTCGATTGAGAAAAGTGTTCGCATGGGACCTGGTATTAGCCAAGAGCTTGCGGGTTATACCTTTAAGTATCTGGAGACCAAAAACGTAGTGGGTCCTAACTACACTGCAATGCAGGGACAGATAGAAGTCTACAAAGGTGATGAGCTGCTGACATTACTCAAGCCAGACCGTCGTCAATATAATGTGCGTACTATGGACATGACAGAAGCGGGTATCGACTGGGGTCTATTCCGTGACTTGTATGTGACCATGGGCGATCCAATTACCAGCACTGAATTTTCGGTTCGTTTGAACTACAAACCGTTCGTGCGTTGGTTATGGTTTGGGGCAATTTTCATGATGATTGGTGGATTCTTCGCGGCATCGGATAAACGTTACCGTGCGAAAGTCACTGCAGCTGTCGCGCCTTCGGCCGAAAAGGCAAAATTGGCAACGGCTCAATAA
- a CDS encoding DsbE family thiol:disulfide interchange protein, with amino-acid sequence MKKLVLFIPLVIFLAMGVFLYKGLFLNPQQLDSALEGKPIPAFQLERLETPAEIITNEQLKGKVSLLNVWATWCPSCKYEHPFLVMLKRKNLLPIYGINYRDERAPALEELKRQGDPYNVNIYDKDGRLGLDLGVYGAPESFVVDHNGIIRFRYAGPIDQRVWSETLYPMIQQLQAEAAKDGAS; translated from the coding sequence ATGAAGAAGTTGGTTCTGTTTATCCCATTGGTCATATTTCTCGCCATGGGGGTGTTTCTATATAAAGGGTTATTCCTGAATCCGCAGCAATTGGATTCGGCACTGGAAGGAAAGCCTATTCCGGCTTTCCAACTGGAACGCTTAGAGACACCAGCTGAGATCATTACGAATGAGCAATTAAAAGGTAAGGTGTCATTACTTAATGTGTGGGCGACTTGGTGTCCATCTTGTAAATATGAGCATCCCTTCTTAGTGATGCTAAAGCGTAAAAATCTTCTGCCAATTTACGGGATCAACTATCGCGATGAGCGTGCTCCCGCATTAGAAGAGTTGAAGCGTCAGGGCGACCCCTATAACGTCAATATCTATGATAAAGATGGCCGTTTAGGATTAGACCTTGGGGTCTATGGTGCACCTGAAAGTTTTGTGGTTGATCACAACGGTATTATCCGCTTCCGTTATGCGGGTCCAATCGACCAACGCGTATGGAGTGAAACCCTTTACCCTATGATCCAACAATTACAAGCTGAAGCGGCGAAGGATGGCGCATCATGA
- the nrfF gene encoding heme lyase NrfEFG subunit NrfF codes for MRTLTKIIGGLVLLFSMTTAVMATPVDTYEFKTPENQKRGLSLAHELRCPQCQNQNLIDSNSPVARDLRLEVFKMVDEGKGDDEIIEFMTSRYGEFVLYNPKMETKTYILWLGPIGLLLMGLVIGFIFIRKQRISGNVPNEISEEDQRELDTLLKRNTK; via the coding sequence ATGAGAACGCTGACAAAAATCATTGGTGGTCTAGTGCTGTTATTCAGCATGACGACTGCCGTTATGGCAACACCGGTTGATACTTATGAATTCAAAACGCCTGAAAATCAAAAGCGCGGTTTGTCTTTGGCCCATGAGCTTCGTTGCCCACAGTGCCAAAATCAAAACTTGATCGACTCAAACTCACCGGTTGCGCGCGATCTGCGTCTTGAAGTCTTCAAGATGGTAGACGAAGGCAAAGGCGATGATGAGATCATCGAGTTTATGACCAGCCGTTATGGTGAGTTCGTACTCTATAACCCTAAGATGGAAACCAAAACCTACATTCTTTGGTTAGGTCCTATCGGTTTGTTACTTATGGGTCTAGTGATTGGTTTTATCTTCATTCGTAAACAACGTATCAGCGGTAATGTGCCGAACGAAATTAGCGAAGAAGATCAGCGAGAGTTAGATACCTTGCTAAAGCGTAATACTAAATGA
- a CDS encoding TlpA disulfide reductase family protein has protein sequence MKHKVIAALLLSSLFSLLAGGVAHAYPGMQQATKPMESTVDLINVLSKTFPIEPVAFNDVDGKAIDFSQFKGKIIMVNMWATWCPPCVRELPAIERLATKFKAEDFVLLPISIDAEGKQQVQPFLNSLGMPNFNSYYDQSQSLGDVFPLDTIPATFILDQQGQLIAFVRSYVDWDDAKAVTLIQGFIDKGSKKPN, from the coding sequence ATGAAGCATAAAGTCATAGCGGCATTATTGTTGTCATCCCTCTTTTCGTTACTTGCTGGTGGGGTCGCGCATGCGTACCCTGGCATGCAGCAAGCGACGAAACCGATGGAATCAACCGTTGATTTGATCAATGTCTTGTCAAAGACTTTCCCGATAGAGCCTGTCGCCTTTAATGACGTCGATGGTAAAGCCATCGACTTCAGTCAATTTAAAGGCAAGATCATCATGGTGAACATGTGGGCGACCTGGTGTCCACCCTGTGTAAGGGAGCTGCCAGCAATCGAAAGACTCGCGACCAAGTTCAAAGCTGAAGACTTTGTACTATTACCTATCTCTATTGATGCAGAAGGTAAGCAACAAGTTCAACCGTTCTTAAACTCGTTAGGTATGCCAAATTTCAACTCTTACTACGATCAGTCACAAAGTCTTGGGGATGTTTTCCCGCTCGATACGATTCCAGCGACATTTATTCTTGATCAACAGGGCCAATTGATAGCTTTTGTTCGATCTTATGTCGATTGGGACGATGCCAAAGCTGTCACGCTAATCCAAGGATTTATCGATAAAGGCAGTAAAAAGCCCAATTAA
- a CDS encoding CinA family nicotinamide mononucleotide deamidase-related protein, whose product MKLEMICTGEEVLAGQIVDTNAAWFASTMMEHGVEIQRRVTVGDRLEDLIAVFQERSLHADVILVNGGLGPTSDDMSALAMAKAKGEPLVENAEWRERLEDWFTRNNREMPLSNLKQAMLPASAVMVDNPVGTACGFRVKLNRAWLFFTPGVPFELKHMVTEQFVPFIRDEFNLDSKVALKKLLTIGQGESALADKLEPLELPEGITIGYRSSMPHIEIKIFARGEKAIAVLPRVAGHIKMVLGTAVVAEDKATLAEEIHYKLLNSGLTLSIAESCTGGMITSQLVDFPGSSSYLQHGLVTYSNESKVRVLGVNPSTLDDHGAVSIATVEEMAKGARQILDSDYALATSGIAGPDGGTDEKPVGTVAIALATRGGVYSQMIKLPRRSRDLVRSLSAAVAYDMLRRELLAEAVIVDYQSIGRFSK is encoded by the coding sequence ATGAAGTTAGAGATGATTTGTACTGGGGAAGAGGTGTTGGCGGGACAGATTGTTGATACCAACGCCGCTTGGTTTGCCAGTACTATGATGGAGCATGGTGTCGAGATCCAGCGTCGAGTGACTGTCGGCGATCGCCTCGAGGATTTGATTGCAGTTTTCCAAGAACGTAGCTTACATGCCGATGTTATTTTGGTTAATGGTGGTCTCGGGCCGACGAGTGACGACATGTCAGCTTTAGCGATGGCGAAGGCTAAGGGCGAACCATTGGTCGAGAATGCGGAGTGGCGTGAGCGTTTAGAAGACTGGTTTACCCGTAATAACCGTGAAATGCCTTTAAGTAATCTCAAGCAAGCTATGCTGCCAGCCTCAGCTGTGATGGTTGATAACCCCGTGGGAACGGCCTGTGGCTTTAGAGTTAAGCTTAACCGCGCGTGGTTATTCTTTACACCGGGCGTGCCTTTTGAGCTTAAGCACATGGTTACAGAGCAGTTTGTGCCTTTTATTCGCGATGAGTTTAATCTTGATTCCAAGGTCGCATTAAAGAAATTATTAACGATAGGCCAAGGTGAGTCGGCGTTGGCGGATAAGTTAGAGCCATTAGAGCTGCCAGAAGGCATTACTATTGGTTACCGTTCTTCTATGCCGCATATTGAGATTAAGATTTTTGCCCGTGGCGAGAAGGCGATAGCGGTATTACCTCGGGTCGCTGGGCATATCAAAATGGTGCTGGGCACTGCGGTAGTCGCGGAAGATAAAGCCACTCTTGCCGAAGAAATTCATTATAAGTTACTCAATTCCGGCTTGACCTTAAGCATTGCAGAATCCTGCACTGGCGGCATGATCACCAGTCAGTTAGTTGATTTCCCTGGTAGTTCATCTTACTTACAGCACGGATTAGTGACTTACAGTAATGAATCTAAAGTGCGCGTGTTAGGCGTCAATCCTTCAACCTTGGATGATCATGGCGCAGTCTCTATTGCGACTGTGGAAGAAATGGCAAAGGGGGCAAGGCAAATATTGGACAGTGACTATGCGCTGGCAACCAGTGGTATTGCGGGACCCGATGGTGGCACAGACGAGAAGCCTGTGGGCACTGTGGCGATTGCCTTAGCAACTCGCGGCGGTGTTTATAGCCAGATGATCAAGCTACCACGACGTTCGCGGGATCTGGTGCGTAGCCTAAGTGCTGCTGTGGCTTACGATATGTTAAGACGTGAGCTTTTAGCTGAAGCCGTGATTGTTGATTATCAGTCTATTGGTCGATTCAGTAAGTAA
- a CDS encoding DUF1439 domain-containing protein, producing the protein MKKLSRTICLGLTVLLGGCVSQYSISEHEMEQYLSKEIHFEIKQGNQLVGAEVRINDISVRLGAKPDTMSVSAATQVSIKNPIFPLSAKLTTTFEAKPWYDSATHSVYLRQLELVKVESTPKDIEKAISSATPQVMGYLRQFLENQPVYVLDTKDTNQALMAKMTESIQVAPGKLVLKFTK; encoded by the coding sequence ATGAAAAAACTTTCCCGCACGATTTGCTTGGGATTGACTGTACTGCTTGGCGGCTGCGTCTCGCAGTACAGTATCAGCGAGCACGAAATGGAGCAGTACCTCAGTAAAGAGATCCATTTTGAGATTAAACAAGGTAATCAATTAGTTGGCGCAGAAGTGCGTATTAACGACATCAGTGTCAGGCTAGGTGCAAAACCTGACACTATGAGCGTAAGTGCTGCAACTCAAGTATCAATTAAGAATCCAATCTTTCCATTGAGTGCCAAACTCACGACGACTTTTGAGGCCAAGCCTTGGTATGACAGCGCAACGCACAGTGTCTATCTGCGCCAGCTCGAATTAGTTAAAGTGGAGTCAACACCAAAAGATATTGAAAAAGCGATCAGCAGTGCCACACCGCAGGTGATGGGTTATCTAAGACAATTCTTAGAAAACCAGCCTGTGTATGTGCTTGATACTAAGGACACTAACCAAGCACTAATGGCAAAAATGACCGAAAGCATTCAAGTTGCTCCTGGCAAATTAGTGCTTAAATTCACGAAATAA
- the ppc gene encoding phosphoenolpyruvate carboxylase, with protein sequence MVVTKADNMTDMYASLRSNVSMLGQILGDTMRTHLGDSFLEKVEQIRKLAKDSRRGDQAAREQMLELLTALPDEELVPFAKAFNQFLNLANLSEQFHTISRNCDELVCVPDPVEQLLGRMLNGRVDQTKMLDCLKTLDIDLVLTAHPTEISRRTLIQKYAAIVDCLTEQENDQLSDRERQQISLRLRQLIAQIWHTNEIRRERPTPVDEARWGLSTIEESLWHAVPDFLRQLNDQVQQRTGQQLPIDIAPVRFSSWMGGDRDGNPFVTAKVTQEVLDRNRHAAARLFLKDIVLLVGELSMEEANDELKAYTNNSCEPYRHVLRSIRQRLRDTIDYLNARIEGHNPEVDKSSLIWQESDLKAPLEMLYKSLTDCGMRLIANGLLLDILRRLACFGIHMLRLDIRQDASRHSDVLAELTRYLGMGDFNHWDETEKQAFLLRELSNRRPLIPSNWQPSADVAEVLNTCRLIAKHPAKALGSYVISMAGKPSDVLTVLLLLKETGCSHPMRVVPLFETLSDLNNAAACITDLLDIDWYRGYTKGMQEVMIGYSDSAKDAGVMAAAWAQYHAQEQLVAVCKQAGVKLTLFHGRGGSIGRGGGPAHKAILSQPPGSVDGRIRVTEQGEMIRFKFGLPKLAVQSLALYTSAVLEATLLPPPEPKQEWRNCMQRIAEESVGAYRGIVRDEPDFVAYFRAATPEVELGKLPLGSRPAKRRVDGGIESLRAIPWIFAWSQNRLMLPAWLGAGEALQAASERGEMGLLQDMEREWPFFSTRISMLEMVYAKAEPNLARYYETCLVPKDLHHLGETLRQRLDLGIKVVLELTKSDSLMAHTPWNRESVKLRNPYIDPLNFLQTELLARTRKETTETPASEHVQLALMLTIAGVAAGMRNTG encoded by the coding sequence ATGGTTGTAACCAAGGCAGACAATATGACCGATATGTATGCGTCATTAAGATCGAACGTGAGTATGTTAGGACAAATCCTCGGTGACACTATGCGCACCCACCTCGGGGACTCTTTTCTCGAGAAGGTTGAACAGATCCGTAAACTTGCTAAAGATTCACGCCGGGGCGATCAAGCCGCTAGAGAGCAAATGCTCGAGTTACTCACCGCCCTGCCAGACGAAGAATTAGTTCCGTTTGCAAAGGCATTTAACCAGTTCCTCAACCTAGCTAATTTATCTGAACAATTTCATACCATTAGCCGCAACTGTGACGAACTCGTCTGCGTGCCTGATCCCGTGGAACAACTCCTAGGGCGCATGTTAAATGGCCGTGTAGACCAAACGAAAATGCTCGACTGCCTTAAGACACTGGATATCGATCTAGTGCTGACAGCGCACCCCACTGAAATTTCCCGTCGCACCTTGATCCAAAAGTACGCCGCCATTGTCGACTGCTTAACTGAACAAGAAAACGACCAATTATCAGATAGAGAGCGTCAGCAAATCAGTCTGCGCCTGCGCCAATTGATCGCGCAAATCTGGCACACCAATGAGATCCGCCGTGAGCGCCCAACACCTGTTGATGAAGCCCGCTGGGGATTATCGACCATTGAAGAGTCACTTTGGCATGCGGTGCCGGACTTCTTAAGACAGCTTAACGACCAAGTGCAACAACGCACGGGTCAACAATTACCGATTGATATCGCGCCAGTGCGTTTTTCAAGCTGGATGGGCGGCGATCGCGACGGCAACCCCTTTGTTACCGCGAAGGTCACCCAAGAGGTGCTCGATCGCAACCGCCATGCCGCCGCCAGATTATTTCTAAAAGACATAGTCCTACTGGTTGGCGAGCTGTCGATGGAAGAAGCCAATGATGAATTAAAGGCTTACACCAACAACAGCTGCGAGCCATACCGCCACGTGTTGCGATCTATTCGTCAAAGACTGCGTGACACCATAGATTATTTAAATGCGCGCATCGAAGGCCACAATCCTGAAGTCGATAAGTCGAGCCTGATTTGGCAAGAAAGCGATCTCAAAGCGCCGTTAGAAATGCTTTATAAGAGTTTGACCGACTGCGGTATGCGCTTAATCGCTAACGGTTTATTGCTTGATATTCTCCGTCGCCTCGCCTGTTTTGGCATTCATATGCTCAGACTCGACATTCGCCAAGACGCCAGCCGTCACAGCGATGTGCTCGCCGAATTAACTCGCTATCTCGGCATGGGTGATTTCAACCATTGGGATGAAACCGAGAAACAAGCTTTCCTATTACGCGAACTCAGCAACCGTCGTCCGCTGATCCCAAGTAACTGGCAGCCGTCAGCCGATGTGGCCGAAGTGCTTAATACCTGTCGTTTGATCGCTAAACATCCAGCTAAGGCACTTGGATCCTATGTAATTTCGATGGCGGGTAAGCCATCGGATGTCTTAACGGTTTTACTGTTACTCAAAGAAACGGGCTGTTCGCACCCAATGCGCGTGGTGCCGCTATTTGAAACCCTAAGCGACTTAAACAACGCCGCAGCCTGTATTACCGATTTACTCGACATCGACTGGTATCGTGGTTATACCAAGGGCATGCAAGAAGTGATGATTGGCTACTCTGACTCTGCTAAAGATGCCGGCGTAATGGCGGCGGCTTGGGCTCAGTATCACGCTCAAGAGCAGTTAGTGGCGGTCTGTAAACAAGCGGGCGTCAAGCTCACACTATTCCATGGCCGTGGCGGCAGCATTGGTCGCGGGGGCGGTCCAGCACACAAAGCGATTCTATCCCAACCTCCTGGGTCGGTAGATGGTCGTATTCGTGTCACTGAGCAGGGCGAAATGATCCGCTTCAAGTTTGGCTTGCCAAAACTCGCGGTTCAAAGCTTAGCCTTGTATACCTCTGCCGTATTGGAAGCAACCCTACTACCACCGCCAGAGCCTAAACAAGAATGGCGCAATTGCATGCAACGTATCGCTGAAGAATCAGTGGGTGCTTACCGTGGCATAGTGCGTGATGAACCTGATTTCGTGGCTTATTTCCGCGCGGCAACGCCAGAAGTGGAATTAGGAAAACTACCACTCGGCAGCCGCCCTGCCAAACGTCGTGTCGATGGTGGGATTGAAAGCCTACGAGCAATTCCGTGGATTTTTGCTTGGTCGCAAAACCGCTTGATGTTACCTGCATGGCTTGGCGCCGGTGAAGCACTTCAAGCCGCCAGTGAACGCGGTGAAATGGGCTTACTGCAAGATATGGAGCGGGAATGGCCCTTCTTCAGCACTCGCATTTCAATGCTAGAAATGGTCTACGCCAAGGCAGAACCTAATTTGGCCCGCTACTATGAAACCTGTTTAGTACCAAAGGACTTACATCACTTAGGCGAAACCTTGCGCCAACGCTTAGATCTGGGCATTAAAGTCGTGCTTGAACTGACAAAATCAGATAGCTTAATGGCGCATACGCCGTGGAATCGCGAGTCAGTAAAACTGCGAAATCCGTATATCGATCCATTAAACTTCTTACAAACCGAGCTATTAGCGCGGACACGTAAGGAAACAACCGAAACTCCCGCGTCTGAACATGTGCAGCTAGCGCTAATGCTGACTATTGCAGGTGTGGCAGCGGGAATGAGAAACACTGGTTAA
- the argC gene encoding N-acetyl-gamma-glutamyl-phosphate reductase has product MKNIAIIGASGYTGAQLTALIYAEAELTIQGLYVSENSLDKGKPLADLYPSYSHIALTLSPLSDDAKAKIVAEADAVVLATEHSVSLHLAAWFYSQGLAVFDLSGAYRFSDVAQYPKWYGFEHEYPEVLAKAVYGLAEWNAKEIAATKMIAVPGCYPTASLTALKPLASLLTSAYPVINAVSGVTGAGRKAQLHTSFCEVSLTPYGVLGHRHQPEIATQLGQEVIFTPHLGNFKRGILATITVQLKPGTTTADVAAAYSVYDQAPLVTVKHNQFPKVDDVVLTPNCHLGWKFDENSGYFVVASAIDNLMKGAASQALQCIKIHFNL; this is encoded by the coding sequence ATGAAAAATATCGCCATTATTGGTGCCAGTGGTTACACAGGCGCACAACTGACCGCTTTAATCTATGCAGAAGCAGAACTGACGATTCAGGGTTTGTATGTTTCTGAAAACAGTTTAGATAAAGGTAAGCCTTTAGCGGATTTGTACCCTAGCTATAGCCATATCGCATTAACGCTGTCGCCATTGTCCGATGACGCTAAGGCAAAAATCGTTGCCGAAGCCGATGCCGTGGTGCTAGCGACTGAGCATTCAGTGAGCTTACATTTAGCCGCTTGGTTTTATAGTCAAGGGTTAGCGGTATTCGATTTAAGCGGTGCTTATCGTTTTAGCGATGTGGCGCAATATCCTAAGTGGTATGGCTTTGAGCATGAATATCCTGAAGTTTTAGCCAAAGCTGTGTACGGACTTGCCGAATGGAATGCTAAAGAAATCGCTGCGACTAAGATGATCGCCGTGCCAGGTTGTTATCCAACCGCATCACTTACAGCGTTAAAACCGCTGGCGAGTTTACTGACATCAGCTTATCCGGTGATCAATGCCGTGAGCGGCGTAACGGGTGCGGGTCGCAAAGCGCAGTTACACACCAGTTTTTGTGAAGTGAGCCTGACACCTTACGGCGTATTAGGCCACAGACATCAACCCGAGATCGCCACTCAGCTTGGTCAAGAAGTGATATTTACCCCGCACCTTGGCAACTTTAAGCGTGGCATTTTAGCGACTATTACCGTGCAGCTAAAACCAGGCACTACAACTGCCGATGTGGCAGCGGCCTATAGCGTGTATGACCAGGCGCCATTGGTCACCGTGAAGCACAATCAGTTCCCGAAAGTGGACGATGTGGTGCTGACACCTAACTGCCACTTAGGTTGGAAGTTTGATGAGAATAGCGGTTACTTTGTGGTCGCCAGTGCAATCGATAATTTGATGAAAGGTGCTGCCAGCCAAGCGCTACAATGCATAAAGATTCATTTTAACCTTTAA
- the argB gene encoding acetylglutamate kinase, whose translation MSTNNSVLVLKVGGALLQCEMGMARLMDTAAAMLANGQQVLMVHGGGCLVDEQLAANGMETVKLEGLRVTPPEQMPIIAGALAGTSNKILQGAATKAGIVSVGMSLADGNTVSAKIKDERLGLVGEVTPKDGAYLKFILAQGWMPICSSIAMMDDGQMLNVNADQAATALAKLVSGKLVLLSDVSGVLDGKGQLIHSLNGKQIADLVKQGVIEKGMKVKVEAALEVAQWMGQAVQVASWRDASQLIALAKGEAVGTQIQP comes from the coding sequence ATGTCTACAAACAACTCAGTATTAGTTCTTAAAGTGGGCGGCGCGCTGCTGCAGTGTGAAATGGGGATGGCGCGGTTAATGGATACGGCTGCGGCTATGTTAGCCAATGGTCAGCAAGTGTTGATGGTGCATGGCGGCGGCTGTTTAGTGGATGAACAGTTAGCGGCAAACGGCATGGAAACCGTCAAGTTAGAAGGTTTACGGGTGACTCCGCCTGAGCAAATGCCGATTATTGCCGGCGCACTTGCAGGTACTTCGAACAAGATCCTCCAAGGCGCAGCGACTAAAGCTGGGATTGTGAGTGTGGGCATGAGCCTCGCCGATGGCAATACTGTATCGGCAAAGATTAAAGATGAACGTTTAGGCCTAGTGGGTGAAGTGACACCAAAAGATGGCGCTTATCTTAAGTTTATCCTCGCCCAAGGTTGGATGCCGATTTGTAGCTCTATCGCCATGATGGACGATGGCCAAATGCTTAACGTCAATGCTGACCAAGCTGCGACGGCCTTAGCCAAATTAGTGAGCGGCAAGTTAGTGCTGCTGTCGGATGTGTCTGGTGTGCTCGATGGTAAAGGCCAGCTCATTCACAGTTTAAATGGCAAGCAGATAGCAGACCTTGTTAAACAAGGTGTGATCGAAAAGGGAATGAAGGTCAAAGTTGAAGCTGCGCTCGAAGTTGCACAGTGGATGGGGCAGGCGGTTCAAGTTGCCTCGTGGCGTGATGCAAGCCAATTAATCGCATTAGCAAAAGGTGAAGCCGTAGGAACACAAATCCAACCATAA